In Stigmatopora nigra isolate UIUO_SnigA chromosome 11, RoL_Snig_1.1, whole genome shotgun sequence, the following proteins share a genomic window:
- the septin10 gene encoding septin-10: MNVSSITMASPDVARQPDKGLRPLSLAGHVGFDSLPDQLVNKSTDQGFCFNILCIGETGIGKSTLMDTLFNTNFENFESSHFEPQVKLRAQTYDLRESNVRLRLTVVNTVGFGDQMNKQESYQPVVDYIDKQFESYLQEELKIKRSLYNYHDSRVHACLYFISPSGHSLKSLDLVTMKKLDSKVNIIPVIAKADTISKSELHKFKIKIMSELVSNGVQIYQFPLDDETVAKVNTTMNGHLPFAVVGSTEEVAVGNKMVKARQYPWGVVQVENESHCDFVKLREMLICVNMEDLREQTHTRHYELYRRCKLEEMGFKDTDPECKPVSLQQTYEAKRQEFLVELQRREDEMRQMFVQRVKEKEAELKDAERELQSRFEQLKRLHAEEKSALEDKRRLLEEDQSSFGKRRAAAQLLQAQSLTANGKKDKDRKNSGFM, from the exons ATGAACGTATCATCGATTACCATGGCATCTCCTGACGTTGCCCGGCAACCG GATAAGGGTTTACGGCCTTTGTCCCTGGCGGGCCATGTGGGCTTTGACAGCCTCCCAGACCAGTTGGTCAACAAGTCCACGGATCAAGGCTTTTGCTTTAACATCCTTTGCATTG GTGAAACTGGTATCGGCAAGTCCACCCTGATGGACACCCTTTTTAACACCAACTTTGAAAACTTCGAGTCATCCCACTTTGAGCCTCAGGTGAAGCTGCGGGCTCAAACCTACGACTTGCGAGAAAGTAACGTGCGACTACGCCTCACAGTGGTCAACACGGTGGGCTTTGGGGATCAAATGAACAAACAGGAAAG CTATCAGCCAGTGGTGGACTACATTGACAAGCAGTTTGAGAGTTACCTGCAGGAGGAGCTCAAAATTAAGCGCTCCCTTTACAACTACCATGACTCGCGGGTCCATGCCTGTCTGTATTTCATCTCCCCCTCGGGCCACTCCCTCAAGTCTCTGGACCTGGTCACAATGAAGAAACTGGACAGCAAG GTGAACATCATCCCCGTCATCGCCAAAGCAGACACAATCAGTaagagcgagctgcacaagttCAAGATCAAGATCATGAGCGAGCTGGTGAGCAATGGCGTCCAGATCTATCAGTTCCCGTTGGACGACGAGACCGTGGCCAAAGTCAATACAACCATGAAC gggcaTCTGCCTTTTGCCGTGGTGGGCAGCACAGAAGAAGTGGCTGTGGGCAACAAGATGGTGAAGGCTCGCCAGTACCCATGGGGGGTTGTACAAG TGGAGAACGAGAGCCACTGCGACTTCGTGAAACTGAGGGAGATGCTGATCTGCGTCAACATGGAAGACCTGAGGGAGCAGACGCACACTCGCCACTACGAGCTCTACAGACGCTGCAAGCTGGAGGAGATGGGCTTCAAGGATACGGACCCCGAGTGCAAGCCTGTCAG CCTGCAGCAAACCTACGAAGCCAAGCGTCAGGAGTTCCTGGTGGAGCTGCAGAGgagagaagatgagatgaggcaGATGTTCGTGCAGAGGGTCAAGGAGAAAGAGGCCGAACTCAAGGATGCAGAGAGAGAG TTACAGAGCCGCTTCGAGCAGCTGAAGCGGCTCCACGCCGAGGAGAAGTCGGCCCTGGAGGATAAGAGGAGACTCCTGGAGGAAGATCAGAGCTCGTTCGGCAAGAGACGTGCCGCCGCTCAACTGCTGCAAGCACAAAGCCTCACCGCCAACGGCAAGAAGGACAAAGACCGCAAGAA TTCCGGCTTCATGTGA
- the sowahca gene encoding ankyrin repeat domain-containing protein SOWAHC: protein MMSSPRTLRAVEEFLRERGGRVRQTELIDHFAAKWADSSDPIAGEVLTRIVDTLAVMEVESGVKYVRLNEDYSLARSVTRVHGDCHEHASQCNGNVHGTPDNNSLVSCNADKQQQTGPTSPPSCSMDVIKEISQSNISPAGEVKLRERRRRESAPVLGVPDLDQPIGSQSQQLRGARRVSKGSQRALLASCLSEDSTIEGLDHLDVNTPKGSRRNFIELMMNCSPQVRRSLISRGPRHRDSLRSDGDSASLLSSATDEDCASVTLDPMEHEWMLCASDGLWESLQPLLAVEAGLVAKRDFVTGFTCLHWAAKQGKAELVSHLMQFAKDNAVAINVNVRSSAGYTPLHLAAMHGHIQVLRVLLSDWEADPDVRDYSGRRAFQYLPAPLPTDLLDPGEATSPGSQSDNQDANMAGGGGARGWRFPKVLQGNLNPLRFLTSSVGASEEALGNGRTKGCMLRKSSLSRLNARLHRGRQRAQIIHSASFRDTGEVGRDDDISSPPQRTRPLSNLFG from the exons ATGATGTCGTCACCACGGACGCTTCGAGCGGTGGAAGAGTTCCTAAGGGAGCGAGGAGGGAGGGTCCGACAGACGGAGCTGATCGATCACTTCGCGGCGAAGTGGGCCGACTCGAGTGACCCGATTGCGGGGGAGGTTTTGACACGGATCGTGGACACGCTCGCGGTCATGGAAGTGGAAAGCGGCGTAAAATACGTGCGTTTGAATGAGGATTACAGTCTCGCGCGCTCGGTGACGCGCGTGCACGGCGATTGCCACGAGCACGCCAGTCAGTGCAACGGGAACGTGCACGGAACACCGGACAACAACAGCCTCGTCAGCTGCAACGCTGACAAGCAACAGCAAACAG GACCTACTAGTCCACCTTCTTGTAGCATGGATGTGATCAAGGAGATCTCCCAGAGCAACATTAGTCCAGCCGGAGAAGTGAAGCTGCGAGAGAGAAGACGGCGCGAGTCGGCCCCAGTGTTAGGGGTGCCGGATTTGGACCAACCGATCGGATCCCAAAGCCAACAACTCCGAGGTGCACGTAGGGTGTCCAAAGGGTCCCAACGGGCGTTGCTGGCCAGCTGCCTGTCTGAAGACAGCACCATCGAAGGGTTGGACCACCTGGATGTCAACACACCCAAAGGCAGCCGCAGAAATTTTATTGAGCTGATGATGAATTGTTCTCCTCAG GTTCGGCGATCTCTCATCAGTCGAGGTCCGCGCCATCGCGACTCGCTGAGGAGCGACGGCGATTCGGCGTCTCTTCTCTCGTCGGCCACCGACGAGGACTGCGCTTCAGTGACGTTGGATCCGATGGAGCACGAGTGGATGCTGTGCGCCTCGGATGGCCTGTGGGAAAGCCTTCAGCCTCTTTTGGCTGTGGAGGCCGGCCTTGTGGCCAAGAGAGACTTTGTGACCGGCTTCACTTGCCTCCACTGGGCGGCCAAGCAGGGCAAAGCGGAACTAGTCTCCCACCTCATGCAGTTCGCCAAGGATAACGCAGTGGCCATTAATGTCAACGTGAGGTCCAGTGCCGGATATACACCTCTACACTTGGCGGCCATGCATGGACACATTCAG GTCCTTCGTGTACTGCTGTCCGACTGGGAAGCGGACCCCGATGTGAGAGATTACAGCGGTAGACGAGCCTTCCAGTATCTTCCCGCACCACTGCCAACAGACCTCCTGGATCCGGGGGAAGCCACCTCACCGGGAAGCCAGTCTGACAACCAAGACGCAAACATGGCCGGCGGCGGAGGAGCACGCGGCTGGAGGTTTCCTAAGGTACTCCAGGGGAATTTAAACCCGTTGCGCTTCCTAACCTCATCAGTGGGGGCCTCCGAGGAAGCCCTCGGGAACGGGAGGACTAAGGGGTGCATGCTACGGAAATCGTCGTTGAGTCGGCTCAACGCTCGGCTCCATCGGGGACGACAACGGGCGCAGATTATACATAGCGCCTCCTTTAGGGATACGGGGGAAGTAGGGAGAGATGATGATATTTCCAGCCCCCCTCAGCGAACGCGCCCACTTTCCAACCTGTTTGGATGA